Sequence from the Thermococcus nautili genome:
TCAAGCATGATGAGGAATCTGACGTCCTTCGTCTCGTTCGCCGGGACGGTGACCGTGTCGTCGAGGCTGAGCGCCTTCCCGTGCGTGTCGTAGATGTTGAGATAAGCGATGTCAGTTCCCCTAAGCGCGTAGTGAACGACGTTTCCGTTAGAGACAACCCTTATCTCGTTGATGGCCTTGAGAACATCCTCCATCTTCACGGTCGCGTCAGAACTGCCGGAATTGCTGAGGGTGATTTTAGCTAGAAGCGCTATCGAGTCGATGACTCCGTTGCGCGGAAGGTCAATGGACTTCACCTGAAGGGTAAGAACATCATCCAGGGTCTCCTTCACCTTATACACTCGTCTCACCTCCTGATTTTACTGCCTCGCCTTCAGACCCTCTTCTTAATGAATTTCTCCCAGACGTACAGCGCCACGAGGACGCTCAGCATGTTCACGAGGAAGTCGCCGGTAAAGATTTCCTTCCAATCCATCTCGCCTCACCTCTCAAGCTCTCGCTTTGAGGCCGTAAGGCCTCGGCATAGAATAGAACAAACCCCTATTTAAGCACTGAACCAGAAAAGAGGAGAAAACGGCAGAAATCTGGAGAAAACTCCCGCAATCGCAACTTTTATAACGAACCTCCGCCAACAACAGAATGAGGCCTGTTGCAATAAGACTCTAAGAGAATTGAAACAAGGTCGCTCGGCGTTTATGTTCATATATCCACAACCGTTGCAATAAGACTCTAAAGAGAATTAAAAAGGACTACTGCTGGCGTTGCAATGAGGCCTGAGAGTTGAAAGGCTTGCTCAGGTGGTAGAGGTATTTGACCGCCATGCTCCGCGAGATTCTCTCCTTTCTCACTCCCAGCTGTCTCGCCAGGCTTTCTCTCACTTCGTCCAAAATCTCCAGCGCCTCACGGTCGAGGTAAACACCCACCGGCCTCACCTCTTCCGGGGTTTGTACAATTTCACCCCAAAGTCCCGCATTCTCTCAAAATGGTCAGTGTTCGTGGTCCACACGGTATAGCCTTTAACTATCGCTGTGGCACCGATGAGTATATCAGCGTCATCGATTAGCTCTCCTTTTCTCTTCAGGTACCTGTATATTTTCGAGGCCGTGAGGATTATCACGTTGTCCAAGGGTTCAACCTTGAACAGCTTCTCCAGCCTCTTCAGAACTGCCACTCTTTTCCTCTCAGTGCGGATT
This genomic interval carries:
- a CDS encoding type II toxin-antitoxin system VapC family toxin, with protein sequence MIDTSVLIDLYKAKKLEEYAGSAISIVTLFEFVRGIRTERKRVAVLKRLEKLFKVEPLDNVIILTASKIYRYLKRKGELIDDADILIGATAIVKGYTVWTTNTDHFERMRDFGVKLYKPRKR